The following coding sequences are from one Lolium rigidum isolate FL_2022 chromosome 6, APGP_CSIRO_Lrig_0.1, whole genome shotgun sequence window:
- the LOC124661488 gene encoding uncharacterized protein LOC124661488, with the protein MGDLACDSETVPMEGGGVSFVCEDSPVLLETLPPAGQTVCSCGKPHHSQDGTHEQCMNGDSVETEMDIPGSPSPGGKRGEGGDGNSQSHVVSEYSEPKDSSAYEPSSSFPPTLRLVSAMKGGRERSGEASPTEVRRVKWAPDVYDPPVTSVDHSVKSHQQRPRSRKKEKNKQKLKKKKRKSRGKNSGLHDAVSNPPVLQDPGPSSPDDFGDLVPEVVDSDAVGQDFVHGSSATHEMLDDATSSH; encoded by the exons ATGGGTGATTTGGCTTGTGATTCTGAAACAGTACCGATGGAGGGTGGCGGCGTCTCTTTTGTCTGTGAGGATAGCCCGGTTCTGTTAGAGACACTTCCTCCAGCAGGGCAGACTGTATGTTCTTGTGGGAAACCCCATCATAGCCAGGATGGAACTCATGAGCAATGCATGAATGGTGATTCTGTGGAGACTGAGATGGATATCCCAGGTTCTCCCAGTCCAGGAGGAAAGAGAGGCGAAGGAGGTGATGGGAACTCTCAGTCCCATGTAGTCTCAGAGTACAGTGAACCAAAGGACTCCTCAGCCTATGAGCCTTCGTCGTCCTTTCCA CCGACACTAAGGCTTGTCTCCGCTATGAAAGGAGGTCGTGAGAGAAGTGGCGAAGCATCACCAACTGAAGTCCGGCGCGTGAAGTGGGCCCCAGATGTCTACGATCCCCCTGTCACCTCGGTCGACCACTCAGTGAAGAGCCACCAGCAGCGTCCCAGGTccagaaagaaggagaagaacaagcagaaactgaagaagaagaagaggaagtcaCGTGGCAAAAATAGTGGTTTGCATGATGCTGTCAGTAATCCGCCTGTCCTCCAGGATCCTGG GCCATCATCGCCTGACGACTTCGGAGATTTGGTGCCCGAGGTGGTGGATTCCGATGCCGTGGGCCAAGATTTTGTGCACGGAAGCAGTGCCACACACGAGATGTTAGATGACGCCACTAGCTCTCACTAG
- the LOC124662162 gene encoding pectin acetylesterase 5-like gives MASTVTATEPLLLRQQQCHRPTANRASRLTVMAATVLALLLLLTPASGHLHLGLFSRAAAEPPVNLTIVAGAAEKGAVCLDGTPPGYHLQRGSGDGSNSWIIHLQGGAWCGTLKDCYDRSMTDLGSSSFMKPVMFAGAGIFDGDQLQNPNFYNWNKVYARYCDGASFSGDGEGQSENGATLHFRGLRIYEAIIDELMDKGLNNATQAILTGCSAGGLSTLLHCDDFSARFSQEVSVKCLADAGFFLDVKDISGKRSFWAVYDEVVSLQNVREVLPKDCLAYNEPTQCFFPAELIKSIHTPTFILNSGYDSWQIQNVLVPDSSAPDESWSSCKDNIQNCNSTQIDILDGFKNTMVDALKVTGDKEDWGLFIDSCFTHCQTLSDVSWNSAVSPRLGNKTISEAVGDWHHGRRVKEIDCDYPCNPTCNIASMIHCY, from the exons ATGGCGTCAACGGTGACAGCCACCGAGCCGCTCCTCCTCCGGCAGCAGCAGTGCCACCGTCCGACGGCCAACCGCGCCAGCAGACTCACCGTCATGGCAGCGACAGTGCTGGCCCTGCTCTTGCTGCTAACGCCTGCATCCGGCCATCTCCACCTTGGGCTGTTCTCCCGGGCGGCGGCCGAGCCTCCTGTCAACCTGACAATCGTCGCCGGCGCCGCAGAGAAGGGAGCCG TGTGCTTGGACGGGACCCCGCCGGGATACCACCTGCAGAGAGGCTCCGGCGACGGGTCCAACAGCTGGATCATCCATCTACAG GGGGGAGCCTGGTGCGGCACACTCAAGGATTGCTACGACCGCAGCATGACTGACCTcggttcgtcaagtttcatgaaacCGGTGATGTTCGCCGGTGCTGGGATCTTTGATGGTGATCAGCTGCAGAATCCTA ATTTCTACAACTGGAACAAGGTATATGCGCGGTATTGCGATGGGGCATCATTCTCTGGGGATGGCGAAGGCCAATCTGAG AATGGAGCCACACTCCACTTCAGAGGATTGCGCATCTATGAAGCGATTATTGATGAACTCATGGATAAAGGACTCAACAATGCTACACAG GCTATCCTTACAGGCTGTTCTGCCGGTGGTCTATCCACACTTCTACATTGCGACGATTTTAGTGCACGTTTTTCGCAGGAGGTTTCAGTTAAATGCCTTGCTGATGCTGGGTTTTTTCTTGACGT GAAGGATATATCTGGAAAAAGGTCCTTTTGGGCTGTTTATGATGAAGTTGTTAGCCTCCAG AATGTCCGAGAGGTGTTGCCCAAGGATTGCCTTGCCTACAACGAGCCAACCCAG TGTTTCTTCCCGGCTGAGCTTATCAAGAGCATTCACACACCCACGTTTATTCTGAACTCCGGGTATGATTCGTGGCAG ATACAAAATGTTCTTGTACCGGATTCATCGGCTCCTGACGAGTCTTGGTCGAGTTGCAAGGATAATATCCAAAACTGCAACTCCACACAAATTGATATTCTTGATG GGTTCAAGAACACGATGGTGGATGCTCTGAAGGTTACCGGAGATAAGGAGGACTGGGGGTTGTTCATCGATTCGTGTTTCACTCACTGCCAGACACTCTCCGATGTCTCCTGGAATTCAGCAGTCTCCCCGAGGCTTGGAAACAAG ACCATTTCAGAGGCTGTTGGAGATTGGCACCATGGAAGGAGAGTCAAAGAGATTGACTGTGATTAtccgtgcaacccaacatgcaataTTGCCTCTATGATCCATTGTTATTAA
- the LOC124665868 gene encoding long chain base biosynthesis protein 1a, producing the protein MDMALPIVNATTAVLARVSAAFNAPLARAVVFGVHIDGHLVVEGLLIAVIVFQLSRKSYKPPKKPLSEKEVDELCDEWEPEPLCPPIKEGARIEAPILESAAGPHTTIDGKEVVNFASANYLGLIGNEKITDSCVGSLEKYGVGSCGPRGFYGTIDVHLDCEAKIANFLGTPDSILYSYGISTIFSVIPAFCKKGDIIVADEGVHWAVQNGLYLSRSTVVYFKHNDMASLASTLEKLTRRNKRTENIRRYIVVESTYQNSGQIAPLDEIIKLKEKYRFRVILEESHSFGVLGKSGRGLAEQYGVPIDKIDIITAGMGNALATDGGFCTGSARVVDHQRLSSAGYVFSASLPPYLATAALSAVNYLEENPSVLANLRSNVALLHKGLSGTPGLEISSHLLSPIVFLKLKKSSGSLTTDLDLLETIADQALKEDSVFVVASKRSTLDRCKLPVGIRLFVSAGHTESDISKVCSSLKRISASVLSDHV; encoded by the exons ATGGACATGGCATTGCCGATTGTCAATGCCACCACGGCAGTGCTTGCTCGTGTCTCAGCTGCATTCAACGCTCCTCTTGCCCGTGCGGTCGTCTTCGGTGTTCATATCGATG GTCACTTGGTTGTGGAAGGACTTCTTATTGCAGTCATAGTGTTTCAGCTTTCTAGGAAGAGCTACAAACCTCCAAAGAAGCCACTTAGTGAAAAG GAAGTCGATGAGCTATGTGATGAATGGGAACCAGAACCTTTGTGTCCTCCAATCAAAGAGGGGGCCCGAATTGAGGCACCAATCTTGGAAAG TGCTGCTGGACCACATACAACCATTGATGGGAAGGAAGTTGTAAACTTTGCATCAGCAAACTACCTTGGTTTAATAGGCAATGAGAAAATTACC GATTCTTGTGTTGGTTCGTTGGAGAAATATGGCGTTGGATCCTGTGGTCCACGTGGCTTTTATGGAACAATTG ATGTCCACCTTGACTGTGAGGCAAAAATAGCTAACTTCCTGGGAACGCCGGACTCCATTTTGTATTCGTATGGGATATCTACCATATTCAGTGTGATACCCGCCTTTTGTAAGAAAGGAGATATCATAGTGGC TGATGAAGGTGTTCACTGGGCAGTGCAAAATGGTCTCTATCTCTCAAGAAGTACTGTTGTTTATTTCAAGCATAATGATATGGCTTCACTCGCTAGCACTTTGGAAAAACTTACTCGTCGGAACAAACGTACTGAGAATATTAGACGCTACATTGTTGTGGAATCTACCTACCAG AATTCTGGTCAAATTGCCCCCTTGGATGAGATAATCAAATTGAAGGAGAAATATCGTTTCCGTGTTATTTTAGAGGAGAGTCATTCGTTTGGTGTTCTTGGCAAGTCTGGACGGGGCCTTGCTGAACAATATGGAGTTCCA ATTGACAAAATTGATATTATCACTGCTGGAATGGGAAATGCATTAGCTACCGATGGTGGCTTCTGTACAGGAAGCGCCAGAGTTGTTGATCATCAG CGTCTAAGCAGTGCTGGCTATGTTTTCTCTGCCTCTCTGCCACCATATCTTGCCACTGCGGCACTTTCTGCTGTAAACTATTTGGAGGAGAATCCCTCGGTTCTAGCCAACCTAAGGAGCAACGTTGCTCTTCTGCATAAAG GACTGTCAGGTACACCAGGGCTTGAAATTTCTAGCCATCTTCTGTCACCTATCGTCTTCCTCAAGCTGAAGAAATCGTCAGGGTCTCTAACCACTGACCTAGATCTTCTCGAAACCATTGCCGATCAG GCTTTGAAGGAAGATTCGGTTTTCGTCGTGGCATCGAAGAGGTCAACTTTGGACAGGTGCAAGCTTCCGGTTGGAATCCGCCTGTTCGTATCAGCTGGTCACACTGAATCAGACATCTCCAAAGTGTGTTCATCCTTGAAGAGGATTTCCGCGTCGGTCCTTTCAGACCACGTTTGA